Proteins encoded in a region of the Methylobacterium radiotolerans JCM 2831 genome:
- a CDS encoding acyltransferase family protein → MPESGYPIPKTMPYLPQLDGVRALAILIVFAAHCGYSHVVPGGFGVTVFFFLSGYLITTLLRIERARTGTVSLGAFYLRRSLRILPPMYLTLLASGALYAAGWLDWMPVAPAAILGQATFLTNYPGLFGTEAVLPVPLWSLAIEEHFYLVFPLVFLLWLGRLRPRRAALACLGLCAAVLAIRCVNVWRLPDYSLNYSWTHTRIDAILFGCCLGLWNNPVVPADRAWRPAPWHVAASLAVILGTLAVRDPAFRESLRYTLQSAALFVPFAYLLHGEGPLVRLLAGRPMRQLGLWSYSFYLAHMTVVALVLHLRPGLHGVGLMLAAFPVTLLWCWGMYGLVERPCARLRRRLLADRPPEPSLAEDGRRAGITPA, encoded by the coding sequence ATGCCGGAATCCGGATACCCGATCCCGAAGACGATGCCCTACCTGCCGCAGCTCGACGGGGTGCGGGCGCTCGCCATCCTGATCGTGTTCGCGGCCCATTGCGGCTACAGCCACGTGGTGCCGGGCGGCTTCGGCGTGACCGTCTTCTTCTTCCTCAGCGGCTACCTGATCACCACGCTCCTGCGGATCGAGCGGGCGCGGACCGGCACGGTGTCGCTGGGAGCCTTCTACCTTCGGCGGAGCCTGCGCATCCTGCCGCCCATGTACCTGACCCTGCTCGCCTCCGGCGCGCTCTACGCGGCGGGGTGGCTCGACTGGATGCCGGTCGCGCCGGCGGCGATCCTCGGGCAGGCGACGTTCCTGACGAACTATCCCGGCCTGTTCGGAACCGAGGCGGTGCTGCCGGTGCCGCTGTGGAGCCTCGCCATCGAGGAGCACTTCTACCTCGTCTTCCCGCTGGTCTTCCTGCTCTGGCTCGGGCGCCTGCGACCGCGCCGCGCGGCCCTGGCCTGCCTGGGGCTCTGCGCGGCCGTCCTGGCGATCCGGTGCGTCAACGTCTGGCGGCTGCCGGATTACAGCCTGAACTACAGCTGGACCCACACCCGGATCGACGCGATCCTGTTCGGGTGCTGCCTCGGGCTGTGGAACAACCCGGTGGTTCCGGCCGACCGGGCGTGGCGTCCCGCGCCCTGGCACGTCGCGGCGAGCCTCGCGGTGATCCTCGGGACCCTGGCGGTCCGCGATCCCGCCTTCCGCGAGAGCCTGCGCTACACGCTCCAGAGCGCCGCCCTGTTCGTGCCCTTCGCGTACCTGCTCCACGGCGAGGGGCCACTGGTGCGGCTGCTGGCCGGCCGGCCGATGCGCCAGCTCGGGCTCTGGTCCTACAGCTTCTACCTCGCGCACATGACCGTGGTGGCCCTCGTGCTGCACCTGCGGCCCGGGCTGCACGGCGTCGGGCTGATGCTGGCCGCCTTCCCGGTGACGCTGCTGTGGTGCTGGGGGATGTACGGGCTCGTCGA
- a CDS encoding L,D-transpeptidase family protein — translation MVPVQPRRHARPHAALGAGLSLLALLGAPGAALAQGAGAAQAGPAPVPPLAVPVAVPPAAAGETAKGQEPRAPEAKGAAGQADTKRAETKPPEPRATEVVPEPVPVQGKAQDAKVQSAKVQDTKASETRAQQAKPQEAAKKSREPAPLVYAKVSTDPNPTLTSRTFLDTLRAAERYAAFAEAGGWERLPEDLARLKPGERHPAIPALRHHLTLTGDLPADAPPNDRLDPPLVAAIAAFQARHGLPDSGVLGRLTINALNVPAAVRQRQLAASAARLMGSKFPFGERYVVVNIPSAAVEAVENGAVARRYVAVVGSPDKATPPVETRITDINFNPTWTVPASVVKNEIIPQMRRNPGYLAKNHIRILSPSGEVDPTRIDWAGEKAVNYTLRQDPGFDNSLGQVRIDMPNRFAVYMHDTPAKSLFAASVRFHSHGCVRVGQVKELVGWLLQGTDGPNGPGTSWGPIEIETGIADGERRDIKLAKPIPVTFVYLTGYATPDGKAHFRDDIYNLDTPAAEPAATGTIPPAAAADAGAAKPTPATTAPATPRPGAAHDAKPVPARAAVARPAPARPAPAKPAATRPGPEPRSLESVEPIR, via the coding sequence ATGGTCCCGGTCCAGCCCCGCCGTCACGCCCGCCCGCACGCCGCGCTGGGTGCGGGCCTGTCCCTGCTGGCCCTGCTCGGAGCGCCGGGCGCCGCCCTGGCGCAGGGGGCCGGCGCCGCGCAGGCCGGCCCCGCGCCGGTGCCGCCGCTCGCCGTGCCGGTCGCGGTGCCGCCCGCCGCCGCGGGCGAGACCGCGAAGGGCCAGGAGCCCCGGGCACCCGAGGCGAAGGGCGCCGCCGGCCAGGCGGACACCAAGCGGGCCGAGACCAAGCCGCCCGAGCCCAGGGCGACCGAGGTCGTGCCGGAGCCTGTCCCGGTGCAGGGCAAGGCGCAGGATGCCAAGGTCCAGAGCGCGAAGGTCCAGGACACCAAGGCGTCGGAGACCAGGGCGCAGCAGGCCAAGCCTCAGGAGGCGGCCAAGAAGTCGCGCGAGCCGGCGCCGCTGGTCTACGCCAAGGTCTCCACCGACCCGAACCCGACGCTGACGTCGCGGACGTTCCTCGACACGCTCCGGGCGGCCGAGCGCTACGCGGCCTTCGCGGAGGCCGGCGGCTGGGAGCGGCTGCCCGAGGATCTCGCGCGCCTCAAGCCCGGCGAGCGCCACCCGGCGATCCCCGCCCTGCGCCACCACCTGACGCTCACCGGCGACCTGCCGGCGGACGCGCCCCCGAACGACCGCCTCGACCCGCCGCTGGTGGCGGCGATCGCGGCGTTCCAGGCCCGTCACGGCCTGCCCGACAGCGGCGTCCTGGGCCGGCTCACCATCAACGCGCTCAACGTGCCGGCCGCGGTGCGCCAGCGGCAGCTCGCCGCCTCGGCGGCCCGGCTGATGGGCTCGAAATTCCCGTTCGGCGAGCGCTACGTGGTGGTCAACATCCCGTCCGCCGCCGTGGAGGCGGTGGAGAACGGCGCCGTCGCGCGCCGCTACGTCGCGGTGGTCGGCTCCCCCGACAAGGCGACGCCGCCGGTGGAGACGCGGATCACCGACATCAACTTCAACCCGACCTGGACGGTCCCGGCCTCGGTGGTGAAGAACGAGATCATCCCGCAGATGCGCAGGAATCCGGGCTATCTCGCCAAGAACCACATCCGGATCCTCAGCCCGTCGGGCGAGGTCGACCCGACCCGGATCGACTGGGCGGGCGAGAAGGCCGTCAACTACACGCTGCGCCAGGATCCCGGCTTCGACAATTCGCTCGGCCAGGTGCGCATCGACATGCCGAACCGCTTTGCCGTCTACATGCACGATACGCCGGCGAAGTCGCTCTTCGCCGCGAGCGTGCGCTTCCACAGCCACGGCTGCGTCCGGGTCGGACAGGTGAAGGAGCTGGTCGGCTGGCTGCTGCAGGGCACGGACGGCCCCAACGGGCCGGGCACGAGTTGGGGCCCCATCGAGATCGAGACCGGCATCGCCGACGGCGAGCGCCGCGACATCAAGCTCGCCAAGCCGATCCCGGTGACCTTCGTGTATCTCACCGGCTACGCCACGCCGGACGGGAAGGCGCATTTCCGCGACGACATCTACAACCTCGACACGCCGGCGGCCGAGCCCGCCGCCACCGGCACGATCCCGCCCGCGGCGGCTGCGGACGCGGGCGCCGCGAAGCCGACCCCCGCCACCACCGCGCCGGCCACGCCCCGGCCCGGTGCCGCCCACGACGCGAAGCCGGTCCCGGCGCGGGCCGCCGTGGCCAGGCCCGCACCGGCAAGGCCCGCCCCCGCCAAGCCGGCGGCGACCCGGCCCGGCCCGGAGCCCCGCAGTTTGGAATCCGTCGAACCTATCCGCTAA
- a CDS encoding Dps family protein produces the protein MAKAKPSSRIESARLNTPTDLDPSDVRTIAEGLTILSSDLFALYIKTKNFHWHMSGPHFRDYHLLLDEQSAQIFEIIDAVNERARKIGGTVLRSLGQAKSLTRVADNDAEYVSPLDMLKELRDDNKALTANMRTLHGVTDEAGDVATTSQLEEWIDQSEERTWFLYETTRNATDSGH, from the coding sequence ATGGCCAAGGCCAAGCCGAGCAGCCGCATCGAGAGCGCGCGCCTGAACACCCCGACCGACCTCGATCCGAGCGACGTCCGGACGATCGCCGAGGGCCTGACGATCCTGAGCTCGGACCTGTTCGCGCTCTACATCAAGACCAAGAACTTTCACTGGCACATGAGCGGACCCCATTTCCGCGACTACCACCTCCTGCTGGACGAGCAGTCCGCCCAGATCTTCGAGATCATCGACGCGGTGAACGAGCGCGCCCGCAAGATCGGCGGCACGGTCCTGCGCTCGCTCGGCCAGGCGAAGAGCCTGACCCGCGTGGCCGACAACGACGCCGAGTACGTCTCGCCCCTCGACATGCTCAAGGAGCTGCGCGACGACAACAAGGCCCTCACCGCCAACATGCGGACGCTCCACGGCGTCACCGACGAGGCCGGCGACGTGGCGACCACCTCGCAGCTCGAGGAGTGGATCGATCAGTCCGAGGAGCGGACGTGGTTCCTCTACGAGACCACCCGCAACGCGACCGACAGCGGCCACTGA
- a CDS encoding bifunctional acetate--CoA ligase family protein/GNAT family N-acetyltransferase produces the protein MSTYRFDKLLAPRSIALVGAVGRAGSLGRSVLDSLRAAGFPGAIMPVQPDQATVEGLPCVPRVADLPAAPDLVLIAVPPPSVPEVVAQAAAIGAGAAVILTARLGSGPEDPGPVAHGIARAHGLRLLGPDSAGLAVPGAKLNASLFAHAPLAGDLALVSQSGTVAAAIVAWGARHGTGFSAVLSLGSVLDIGVADCLDHFAADYRTRAILLCLDRVADARRFMSAARAAARAKPVVVLRAGRHRPDTRAAVTHTGALARPDAVYAAAFRRAGLLAVPDLDAMFSAVETLGRQRPFPGHRLAIVSNGRGIGLLAADRLIERAGTLAAPAEAEGRAPGNPLDLGIEAAGPAFAAALTPLLTDRTSDAVLAIHVPTVRSEAGAVAEAVAATVKAARAGQTRKKPVFAVTLGDAEAARETFAQAGIPHFTTDSEAIEGFLHLVRYREAQDDLMRTPDSLPRDFSPDTARARSIVAGALRQGAAWLDPVAVNGLLQAYGIPTVPITLAPDTAAAAAAAWPIIAAGGTVALKVVSPDIVHKSDIGGVHLDLTSEADVAEAARSILARARRERPDARVTGFAVQPMVRRGQRRELIAGLAEDAVFGPVVVFGRGGTAVEVIDDRALGLPPLDLTLARDLIARTRVARRLEAYRDVPAADLGAIALTLVKLSQLAADLPQVRELDINPLLADETGVLALDARVRIGRAERGAHGRGHPRFAIRPYPAEWIRTLNLKDRTVRVRPVRPEDEGLFLAFFKGLDPEDLRLRFFGPVREFSHAFLARLTQLDYARAIAFVATEIEPGGGERMLGAVRLHADANHESGEYAIAVGRDARGTGLAFALMRLMIDWARSEGIGRVEGTVLAENRPMLAVCRRLGFAQGRDPDDPGLVKVHLDLAAG, from the coding sequence GTGAGCACCTACCGGTTCGACAAGCTGCTGGCGCCCCGCTCGATCGCCCTGGTCGGGGCGGTGGGGCGCGCGGGCTCGCTGGGGCGCAGCGTGCTCGACAGCCTGCGCGCCGCCGGGTTCCCCGGCGCGATCATGCCGGTCCAGCCCGATCAAGCGACCGTCGAGGGGCTGCCCTGTGTGCCGCGGGTCGCGGACCTGCCCGCCGCCCCCGACCTCGTCCTGATCGCGGTGCCGCCGCCGAGCGTGCCCGAGGTCGTCGCGCAGGCCGCCGCGATCGGCGCCGGGGCGGCCGTGATCCTCACGGCGCGGCTCGGCTCCGGGCCGGAGGATCCCGGCCCGGTCGCCCACGGGATCGCCCGCGCCCACGGCCTGCGCCTGCTCGGGCCCGACAGCGCCGGCCTCGCGGTCCCGGGCGCCAAGCTCAATGCAAGCCTGTTCGCCCACGCGCCCCTGGCCGGCGACCTCGCCCTCGTCTCGCAATCCGGCACGGTCGCGGCCGCCATCGTCGCCTGGGGCGCCCGCCACGGCACGGGCTTCTCGGCGGTGCTGTCGCTCGGCAGCGTCCTCGACATCGGCGTGGCCGACTGCCTCGACCATTTCGCCGCAGATTACCGCACCCGCGCGATCCTGCTCTGCCTGGACCGGGTCGCGGATGCCCGCAGGTTCATGTCGGCCGCCCGCGCCGCCGCCCGGGCCAAGCCCGTCGTGGTCCTGCGGGCCGGCCGGCACCGGCCCGACACCCGCGCCGCCGTCACCCATACCGGCGCCCTGGCCCGCCCGGACGCGGTCTACGCCGCGGCCTTCCGGCGGGCCGGCCTGCTGGCCGTGCCGGACCTCGACGCGATGTTCTCCGCCGTGGAGACCCTGGGGCGGCAGCGGCCGTTCCCCGGCCACCGGCTGGCGATCGTGTCGAACGGCCGCGGCATCGGCCTCCTCGCCGCGGACCGGCTGATCGAGCGGGCCGGGACCCTGGCGGCGCCCGCCGAGGCGGAGGGCCGCGCGCCGGGCAATCCCCTCGATCTCGGCATCGAGGCCGCTGGCCCGGCCTTCGCGGCCGCCCTGACGCCGCTGCTGACGGATCGGACGAGCGACGCCGTGCTGGCGATCCACGTGCCGACCGTCCGCTCGGAGGCGGGCGCGGTGGCCGAGGCCGTCGCCGCGACGGTCAAGGCCGCCCGCGCCGGCCAGACCCGCAAGAAGCCGGTCTTCGCGGTCACGCTCGGCGACGCGGAGGCGGCGCGCGAGACCTTCGCGCAGGCCGGGATCCCGCATTTCACCACCGATTCCGAGGCGATCGAGGGCTTCCTGCACCTCGTCCGCTACCGCGAGGCCCAGGACGACCTGATGCGCACGCCGGACTCGCTGCCGCGGGACTTTTCCCCCGACACGGCGCGGGCCCGCTCGATCGTCGCCGGCGCCCTGCGCCAGGGCGCCGCCTGGCTCGACCCGGTGGCGGTGAACGGCCTCCTGCAGGCCTACGGGATCCCGACCGTCCCGATCACGCTCGCCCCCGACACGGCCGCGGCCGCGGCGGCCGCGTGGCCGATCATCGCGGCGGGCGGGACGGTGGCGCTGAAGGTCGTCTCGCCGGACATCGTGCACAAGTCCGACATCGGCGGCGTCCATCTCGACCTGACCAGCGAGGCCGACGTCGCGGAGGCCGCCCGCAGCATCCTCGCCCGCGCCCGCCGGGAGCGGCCCGACGCCCGGGTGACCGGCTTCGCAGTCCAGCCCATGGTCCGCCGCGGCCAGCGCCGGGAGCTGATCGCCGGCCTCGCCGAGGACGCGGTCTTCGGCCCGGTGGTGGTGTTCGGCCGGGGCGGGACCGCCGTGGAGGTGATCGACGACCGCGCCCTCGGCCTGCCGCCGCTCGACCTGACCCTGGCGCGCGACCTCATCGCCCGCACCCGGGTCGCGCGGCGCCTGGAGGCCTACCGCGACGTTCCGGCGGCCGATCTCGGGGCGATCGCGCTGACGCTGGTGAAGCTATCCCAGCTCGCCGCGGACCTGCCGCAGGTGCGCGAGCTCGACATCAACCCGCTCCTGGCGGACGAGACCGGCGTGCTGGCCCTGGACGCCCGGGTCCGGATCGGGCGCGCGGAGCGCGGCGCCCACGGCCGCGGCCACCCGCGCTTCGCGATCCGGCCCTATCCGGCCGAGTGGATCCGCACGCTCAACCTCAAGGACCGGACGGTCCGAGTGCGGCCCGTGCGCCCGGAGGACGAGGGCCTGTTCCTGGCCTTCTTCAAGGGGCTCGACCCGGAGGATCTGCGGCTGCGGTTCTTCGGTCCAGTGCGCGAGTTCAGCCACGCCTTCCTGGCCCGCCTGACGCAGCTCGACTACGCCCGCGCCATCGCGTTCGTGGCCACGGAGATCGAGCCGGGCGGCGGCGAGCGCATGCTCGGGGCGGTCCGGCTCCACGCCGACGCCAACCACGAGAGCGGCGAGTACGCGATCGCGGTGGGCCGCGACGCCCGCGGGACGGGCCTCGCCTTCGCGCTGATGCGCCTGATGATCGACTGGGCGCGGTCCGAGGGGATCGGGCGGGTCGAGGGCACGGTCCTGGCCGAGAATCGGCCGATGCTCGCGGTCTGCCGCCGCCTCGGCTTCGCGCAGGGGCGCGACCCGGACGATCCGGGCCTCGTGAAGGTGCACCTCGATCTCGCCGCCGGTTAG
- a CDS encoding MucR family transcriptional regulator has product MDATGEGQPDYLTLSVDIVSAFVSNNPVPAPELPGLIAAIHATLHGLGEPSAPPAEELRPAVPVRRSVQPDFIVCLEDGKKFKSLKRHLRTHYNLTPEEYRGKWGLPPDYPMVAPNYAAARSSLAKSMGLGHQRRKG; this is encoded by the coding sequence ATGGACGCCACGGGTGAAGGGCAACCGGACTATCTCACGCTGTCCGTCGACATCGTGTCGGCCTTCGTGAGCAACAATCCGGTCCCCGCGCCGGAACTGCCCGGGCTGATCGCGGCCATCCACGCGACGCTGCACGGGCTCGGCGAGCCGTCCGCCCCGCCGGCGGAGGAGCTGCGGCCTGCCGTGCCGGTCCGGCGCTCGGTCCAGCCCGACTTCATCGTCTGCCTGGAGGACGGCAAGAAGTTCAAGTCGCTGAAGCGCCACCTGCGGACGCACTACAACCTGACGCCCGAGGAGTATCGCGGGAAATGGGGCCTGCCGCCCGACTACCCGATGGTGGCGCCGAACTACGCCGCGGCGCGGTCCAGCCTCGCCAAGAGCATGGGCCTCGGCCACCAGCGCCGGAAGGGCTGA
- a CDS encoding restriction endonuclease, whose product MSGKPSLVARLFWTAVIGLPFGLWYGRPALAATGLALGLVLLRHLGRPRRFRARVRRIARAHAETLALRRRQESYSDPYGNWIEDGWLRERAYFLERTVLPQLGPRFADLAEAEHARMLAIIEAEAAAVALPDEDEAPGDGLDYERYCAERLVRAGWRAHRTPASGDQGADIVAVRDGLRLVVQCKRLSKPVGNAAVQEAAAALRYWDGDRAAVVSNAGFTPAARRLATATGVLLLHHDALEAIDLAEA is encoded by the coding sequence ATGTCCGGCAAGCCCAGCCTCGTCGCCCGCCTGTTCTGGACGGCCGTGATCGGCCTCCCGTTCGGGCTCTGGTACGGCCGGCCGGCGCTCGCCGCGACGGGGCTCGCCCTCGGGCTCGTCCTGCTGCGGCATCTCGGGCGCCCGCGCCGGTTCCGGGCCCGGGTGCGGCGGATCGCCCGGGCCCATGCCGAGACGCTGGCGCTGCGGCGGCGTCAGGAGAGCTACAGCGACCCCTACGGCAACTGGATCGAGGACGGCTGGCTGCGCGAGCGGGCGTACTTCCTCGAGCGGACCGTCCTGCCGCAGCTCGGTCCCCGCTTCGCCGACCTCGCCGAGGCGGAGCACGCGCGGATGCTGGCGATCATCGAGGCCGAGGCGGCCGCCGTCGCGCTCCCGGACGAGGACGAGGCGCCCGGCGACGGGCTCGACTACGAGCGCTACTGCGCCGAGCGCCTGGTCCGGGCCGGCTGGCGCGCGCACCGGACGCCGGCGAGCGGCGACCAGGGCGCCGACATCGTGGCGGTGCGGGACGGGCTGCGCCTCGTCGTGCAGTGCAAGCGGCTGAGCAAGCCCGTGGGCAACGCCGCCGTTCAGGAAGCCGCCGCGGCGCTGCGCTACTGGGACGGGGACCGGGCCGCCGTGGTGTCGAACGCCGGCTTCACGCCGGCGGCGCGCCGGCTGGCCACGGCCACCGGCGTGCTCCTGCTGCACCACGACGCCCTCGAGGCGATCGACCTCGCGGAGGCGTGA
- a CDS encoding DedA family protein translates to MAFLNDLPIADLIANYGYIAIFVVITLESAGVPCPGETVLISAAVYAGSTGNLNIGLVIAAAAAAAILGDNVGYWAGRRWGMPLLLRYGHLIALDHGRLKLGQYLFRQHGGKIVFFGRFTAMLRAYAALLAGVNRLDARRFFAFNALGGIVWAGSMGLGSYYCGRQIEHIVGPVGLTLLALVVFGGLALWLFVRRHEARLLSEAEIAIPGPLA, encoded by the coding sequence ATGGCCTTCCTGAACGACCTGCCCATCGCCGACCTGATCGCGAATTACGGATACATCGCGATCTTCGTGGTCATCACCCTCGAGAGCGCCGGCGTGCCGTGCCCCGGCGAGACGGTGCTGATCTCGGCCGCCGTCTACGCCGGCAGCACCGGCAACCTGAATATCGGCTTGGTCATCGCCGCGGCGGCGGCGGCGGCGATCCTGGGCGACAATGTCGGCTACTGGGCGGGGCGGCGCTGGGGCATGCCGCTGCTGCTCCGCTACGGCCACCTCATCGCCCTCGATCACGGGCGGCTCAAGCTCGGCCAGTACCTGTTCCGCCAGCACGGCGGGAAGATCGTGTTCTTCGGCCGCTTCACCGCGATGCTGCGCGCCTACGCGGCCCTGCTCGCCGGGGTCAACCGGCTGGACGCGCGCCGCTTCTTCGCCTTCAACGCCCTCGGCGGCATCGTCTGGGCCGGCAGCATGGGCCTCGGCTCGTACTATTGCGGGCGCCAGATCGAGCACATCGTCGGCCCGGTGGGCCTGACCCTGCTGGCGCTGGTGGTGTTCGGCGGCCTGGCCCTGTGGCTGTTCGTGCGCCGCCACGAGGCGCGCCTGCTCAGCGAGGCGGAGATCGCCATCCCGGGCCCGCTCGCCTGA
- a CDS encoding peroxiredoxin, whose amino-acid sequence MIQVGDHLPQATFRVIGPEGPIARTTDDVFKGRRVVLIGVPGAFTPSCHRNHLPGFVTHRDEILGRGIDAIAVTSVNDVFVLDAWSKASGAEGLEFLADGNADFAKAIGLEMDGTGFGLGMRSKRYSMLVEDGVVRILNVEETPSKAEVSGAEALLKVL is encoded by the coding sequence ATGATCCAGGTCGGCGACCACCTGCCCCAGGCCACCTTCCGGGTGATCGGCCCCGAGGGCCCGATCGCGCGCACCACCGACGACGTGTTCAAGGGCCGGCGCGTGGTCCTGATCGGCGTGCCGGGCGCGTTCACCCCCAGCTGCCACCGCAACCACCTGCCGGGCTTCGTCACCCACAGGGACGAGATCCTCGGGCGGGGCATCGACGCCATCGCGGTGACGAGCGTCAACGACGTGTTCGTGCTCGACGCGTGGTCGAAGGCGAGCGGCGCCGAGGGGCTGGAATTCCTCGCCGACGGCAACGCCGATTTCGCCAAGGCCATCGGCCTGGAGATGGACGGCACGGGCTTCGGTCTCGGGATGCGCTCGAAGCGCTACTCGATGCTGGTCGAGGACGGCGTCGTCCGGATCCTCAACGTCGAGGAGACGCCCTCGAAGGCCGAGGTTTCCGGGGCCGAGGCCCTGCTGAAGGTCCTCTGA
- a CDS encoding YqgE/AlgH family protein, with the protein MSAASSQAGKAASPLRTELSGPHFLDGQFLVAMPGMADERFARSVIYVCAHSADGAMGIIVNKAATDISMPDLLVQLDVAPEADAIRLRERVGHMPVLMGGPVEGRRGFVLHSDDFHIQQSTLIIDDGICLTATVEILRAIASGDGPASAVLALGYAGWQAGQLESEIMANGWLNCPADPALIFNADLDAKYDLALRANGIDPAMLSMTAGRA; encoded by the coding sequence ATGTCGGCAGCGTCGTCGCAGGCCGGGAAGGCCGCGTCGCCGCTCCGGACGGAGCTGTCGGGCCCGCACTTCCTCGACGGGCAGTTCCTCGTGGCCATGCCCGGCATGGCCGACGAGCGCTTCGCCCGCTCGGTGATCTACGTCTGCGCCCATTCCGCCGACGGGGCCATGGGCATTATCGTCAACAAGGCGGCGACCGACATCAGCATGCCGGACCTCCTGGTCCAGCTCGACGTCGCGCCCGAGGCGGACGCGATTCGCCTGCGCGAGCGGGTCGGCCACATGCCGGTCCTGATGGGCGGCCCGGTGGAGGGGCGGCGCGGCTTCGTGCTCCACAGCGACGATTTCCACATCCAGCAATCGACGCTGATCATCGACGACGGCATCTGCCTGACCGCGACCGTGGAGATCCTCCGGGCCATCGCCAGCGGGGACGGCCCGGCCAGCGCCGTGCTGGCGCTCGGCTATGCCGGCTGGCAGGCCGGGCAGCTGGAGAGCGAGATCATGGCCAACGGCTGGCTCAACTGCCCGGCCGATCCGGCGCTGATCTTCAACGCCGACCTCGACGCCAAGTACGACCTCGCCCTGCGGGCCAACGGCATCGACCCGGCGATGCTGTCGATGACCGCCGGCCGGGCCTGA